A segment of the Pseudomonadota bacterium genome:
CTTGCGAACGCGATCGTAGAAGTCCATGGTCTGGCGCTCGAGCCGATCCGGGAGCTGCTCTTCGATCTGGCGGCGGTCACGTACCCGTGACATGGCGTGGTAGGGCTCGAGATCAAAGAGCAGCGTGATATCGGGGCGGCAGTTCCAGGCGGCCACCTCATTCACCTCACGCACCATTGCCAGGTGCATCTCGCGCCCGTATCCTTGATAGGCGAGCGTGGCGTCGGTGAAGCGATCGGAGATGACGATCTTCCCTTCCCCCAGCGCGGGTCGGATGACCTGGTGCAGATGCTGTGCTCGAGACGCCGCCATCAGCAGCAGCTCGGTGAGCGGCGCCATCTCCCCGTGCGCGGGATCGGTGACGATCGTGCGCAGCTTCTCTCCGATGGGGGTGCCACCCGGCTCACGCGTGAGCACGACCGGGTAGCCCTTCTCCTTGAGCGTCTCGAAGAGCCGAGCGGCATGTGTGCTCTTGCCCGCGCCTTCAATGCCCTCGAACGTGATGAAGAACCCCTTGCTCTCTCTCATGCCGTCGTCCTCTCGATTTGACGCGCCGTCTGCCAGATGACCGATGGCCCACGGGGACCCTCGGGTGCGAGACGCTGAATGGGGGCTTCGGTCTCCCGATGGCGTTGTCCTCGCGCAGACGACCTCATGCGCTGTCCTTGTAGATGAGCACCCGTCGTCGCGGCTCGGCGCCCTTGCTGCGGGAGCGCACCTGCGGATGCTGCTCCACCAGCTGATGCTGAAGCCTTCGGATGAGCGGTCCCTGCGGGCGCAGCTCGACCGGGCGGCTCCCATCCGCGAGCACGCTTCGAATCGCCTCTTCCGCCTCCCGCAGGGCCACCGCCTCGGCGTCGGCCGCCGGGACCCGGAACAGATGGCGCAGGGCCTCCTGGATCTGGGCCACGGTGTTCGAACGAATCACATAGACCGGCACGTTCTGCATCATCTTCTCGCGCAGGCGGCGCGATTCTCGCCGCTCGTGCCCCTTGAGCGCGAGAATCACGTCTGCCTCTTCCCAGCTGCGCACGATGCGCGCCGAGATCCCCAGGTCCTGGATGGCGCGCTCGATGCGATTCCGACTCACCGCGAAGGGCAGGATGCGGGCATTCTCGAGGCGCATCTCCGGCGGCAGCGGAAAGCGTGGCGGTGCCTCCGGCTCGTGCTGCAGCAGCAGATCGCGGTTGGATTCCTGTAGCACCTCGACGCGGCCCTCCGCGTCGCGCTGGCGTATCTCCGGACGCACCTCGGCGCCCCGCAAGGTCATGTCGACGACCTCTTCGACGTTGTCGTGGATCACCAGGGTGTGCTTGTCCTGGATCTCGATGATCACATCGAACGTGGGAGGCGCCATGCGCTCGAGAACGGTCTTCTGCGTGCCACGCCGTCGGGCTTCCTCGTCGCTCAAGGTGACCGACTGGATTCCACCGATGAGATCAGAGAGCGTCGGGTTCTGCAGCAGCGAGGCGAGATTGGTGCCGTGGGCCGTCGCAACGAGCTGCACCCCTCGCTCGGCGATGGTGCGGGCCGCATAGGCCTCCTGCTCGGTACCGATCTCATCGACCACGATGACCTCGGGCATGTGGTTCTCCACGGCCTCGATCATCACCGCGTGCTGATGCTCGTTCAGCGGCACCTGCATACGGCGGGCGTGCCCGATTCCGGGATGGGGCACGTCGCCGTCACCCGCGATCTCGTTCGAGGTGTCGACGACCACGACGCGCTTGCGAAACTCATCGGCCAGCACACGAGCCACCTCGCGAAGCATGGTGGTCTTCCCCACGCCTGGCCGGCCCAGCAGCAAGACGCTCCGACCCGACTCGATGATGTCGCGAATGATATGGATTGTGCCATACACGGCGCGGCCCACGCGAAGGGTGAGCCCCACGATCTCCCCGACGCGGTTGCGGATGGCCGAGATGCGGTGCAGGGTTCGCTCGATGCCCGCGCGGTTGTCCCGTCCGAAGGTTCCAAGACGCCCCACCACGTGCGCGATGTCGTCGCGGGTCACATCGGTCTCGTCGAGGAACTCGTAGTC
Coding sequences within it:
- a CDS encoding dTMP kinase, whose amino-acid sequence is MRESKGFFITFEGIEGAGKSTHAARLFETLKEKGYPVVLTREPGGTPIGEKLRTIVTDPAHGEMAPLTELLLMAASRAQHLHQVIRPALGEGKIVISDRFTDATLAYQGYGREMHLAMVREVNEVAAWNCRPDITLLFDLEPYHAMSRVRDRRQIEEQLPDRLERQTMDFYDRVRKGYLDIAYEEPQRFRKFDAAQPLDVLWSQVFECVMREIARNWGDPDRLEMPGLTL
- a CDS encoding AAA family ATPase gives rise to the protein MKKDQALQITDDLERLLEIIPAEPRRRLLEREHLLDLIEIVLDLGRCPEARFPGDYEFLDETDVTRDDIAHVVGRLGTFGRDNRAGIERTLHRISAIRNRVGEIVGLTLRVGRAVYGTIHIIRDIIESGRSVLLLGRPGVGKTTMLREVARVLADEFRKRVVVVDTSNEIAGDGDVPHPGIGHARRMQVPLNEHQHAVMIEAVENHMPEVIVVDEIGTEQEAYAARTIAERGVQLVATAHGTNLASLLQNPTLSDLIGGIQSVTLSDEEARRRGTQKTVLERMAPPTFDVIIEIQDKHTLVIHDNVEEVVDMTLRGAEVRPEIRQRDAEGRVEVLQESNRDLLLQHEPEAPPRFPLPPEMRLENARILPFAVSRNRIERAIQDLGISARIVRSWEEADVILALKGHERRESRRLREKMMQNVPVYVIRSNTVAQIQEALRHLFRVPAADAEAVALREAEEAIRSVLADGSRPVELRPQGPLIRRLQHQLVEQHPQVRSRSKGAEPRRRVLIYKDSA